The Nocardioides ochotonae genome segment CCCTGGTGCCTCGGTCACGAGCATCAAGGTCGACGGGGTGCTGCACGAGTTCTCCACCGTCGAGGGCGTCAAGGAGGATCTCACCGAGATCATCCTCAACCTCAAGGCCCTGGTCGTCTCCTCCGAGCACGACGAGCCGGTCACCATGTACCTGCGCAAGTCGGGCTCCGGCGACGTCACCGCGGCGGACATCACCCCGCCGGCCGGTGTCGAGGTCCACAACCCCGACCTCAAGATCGCCACGCTGTCCGACAAGGGCAAGCTGGAGATGGAGCTGGTCGTCGAGCGTGGTCGCGGCTACGTCTCCGCCGTCCAGAACAAGGGTGCCGACAACGAGATCGGCCGGATCCCGGTCGACTCGATCTACAGCCCCGTGCTGAAGGTGACCTACAAGGTCGAGGCCACGCGTGTCGAGCAGCGCACCGACTTCGACAAGCTCGTCATCGACGTGGAGACCAAGCCGTCGATCCGTCCCCGCGACGCGATCGCCTCGGCGGGCAAGACCCTGGTCGAGCTCTTCGGCCTGGCGCGTGAGCTGAACGTCGAGGCCGAGGGCATCGACATCGGCCCCTCGCCGGTCGACGAGCAGCTGGCCGCGGACCTCGCCCTCCCGGTCGAGGACCTCCAGCTGACCGTCCGCTCCTACAACTGCCTCAAGCGCGAGGGCATCCACACCGTGGGTGAGCTCATCAGCCGCTCGGAGCAGGACCTGCTCGACATCCGCAACTTCGGTGCGAAGTCGATCGACGAGGTCAAGGCCAAGCTGGTCGAGATGGGCCTGTCCCTCAAGGACAGCGCGCCCGGCTTCGACCCGCACGCCGCCCTGGCGGCGTACGGCGACGACGACGACGACACCTTCGTCGAGGACGAGCAGTACTGACCCACTGACCGGCGGCGCCTGCCGCCGGCCTACTACCCCGGTACCTCGTACGGCCGGGGAGGAACGAGAGAGACATGCCGAAGCCCACCAAGGGCGCCCGCCTCGGCGGCAGCCCGGCGCACCAGCGCCTGATCCTGGCGAACCTGGCCACCCAGCTCTTCGAGCACGGCCGGATCACCACGAC includes the following:
- a CDS encoding DNA-directed RNA polymerase subunit alpha → MLIAQRPTLSEETVDEFRSRFVIEPLEPGFGYTLGNSLRRTLLSSIPGASVTSIKVDGVLHEFSTVEGVKEDLTEIILNLKALVVSSEHDEPVTMYLRKSGSGDVTAADITPPAGVEVHNPDLKIATLSDKGKLEMELVVERGRGYVSAVQNKGADNEIGRIPVDSIYSPVLKVTYKVEATRVEQRTDFDKLVIDVETKPSIRPRDAIASAGKTLVELFGLARELNVEAEGIDIGPSPVDEQLAADLALPVEDLQLTVRSYNCLKREGIHTVGELISRSEQDLLDIRNFGAKSIDEVKAKLVEMGLSLKDSAPGFDPHAALAAYGDDDDDTFVEDEQY